The proteins below come from a single Beutenbergia cavernae DSM 12333 genomic window:
- a CDS encoding MFS transporter encodes MPDAAPPAERVFRVPGFLPFWAAETVSEFGTYITTMAIQVLVVVTLAGTAADVGLVNAARWLPYILLGLVAGALLDRWRRKPVMVVTDVGRAVLLGLIPLLWALDRLSIATIAVVVALFGVLSLANDSASQSFLPRLVPRSALLVANARLEQSSAVAQTSGPVVAGGLVSLVGAPLAVLADAVSYLVSAVVVARIRITEPAGSSGPRPRIGRDMAEGLRWVYRHRTLAPLAYATHGWFLFNSVLGTVFVPFALTQLGFSAFELGLVLACAGVGGLIGSSLSTRLGLRWGAGRAVIGARFVEALGWALIAAVPLLTGADGVATLVYVGLGQLLYGLAMGAEGANEMGYWQAMTPDAMQTRMNATRRSMNRAFIVIGAPLGGLLADRIGFVPVLWIAVVGFVVAALGLALTPFRGARHGEAVDEPAERPVDGAA; translated from the coding sequence GTGCCCGACGCCGCCCCGCCCGCCGAGCGCGTGTTCCGAGTCCCCGGCTTCCTGCCGTTCTGGGCTGCTGAGACGGTGTCCGAGTTCGGCACCTACATCACGACGATGGCGATCCAGGTGCTCGTCGTCGTCACGCTCGCCGGGACCGCTGCCGACGTCGGGCTCGTCAACGCCGCTCGCTGGCTGCCCTACATCCTGCTCGGGCTGGTGGCCGGTGCGCTGCTCGACCGGTGGCGCCGCAAGCCGGTGATGGTCGTGACCGACGTCGGCCGCGCCGTCCTGCTCGGACTCATCCCGCTGCTGTGGGCCCTCGACCGGCTCAGCATCGCGACGATCGCCGTCGTCGTCGCGCTGTTCGGCGTGCTGTCGCTCGCGAACGACTCCGCGTCGCAGTCCTTCCTGCCGCGACTCGTGCCGCGGTCGGCGCTGCTGGTGGCGAACGCCCGTCTCGAACAGTCCAGCGCCGTCGCGCAGACCTCCGGTCCGGTCGTCGCCGGTGGCCTCGTCAGCCTCGTCGGCGCACCGCTCGCCGTCCTCGCCGACGCCGTGTCCTACCTGGTCTCCGCCGTCGTCGTCGCCCGGATCCGCATCACCGAGCCCGCGGGCAGCTCCGGACCACGCCCGCGCATCGGGCGCGACATGGCCGAGGGACTCCGGTGGGTCTACCGGCACCGCACTCTCGCCCCACTGGCCTACGCCACGCACGGCTGGTTCCTGTTCAACAGCGTGCTCGGGACCGTGTTCGTGCCGTTCGCGCTCACGCAGCTCGGCTTCAGCGCGTTCGAGCTCGGCCTGGTGCTGGCGTGCGCCGGTGTCGGCGGCCTCATCGGCAGCTCCCTCTCCACGCGTCTTGGCCTGCGCTGGGGCGCGGGGCGCGCGGTCATCGGCGCGCGGTTCGTCGAGGCGCTCGGCTGGGCGCTGATCGCCGCGGTCCCGCTGCTGACGGGCGCCGACGGCGTCGCGACGCTCGTGTACGTCGGCCTCGGCCAGCTGCTCTACGGGCTGGCGATGGGCGCGGAGGGCGCCAACGAGATGGGCTACTGGCAGGCCATGACGCCGGACGCGATGCAGACTCGGATGAACGCGACGAGGCGGTCGATGAACCGGGCGTTCATCGTGATCGGGGCGCCGCTCGGCGGACTCCTCGCCGATCGCATCGGGTTCGTCCCGGTGCTGTGGATCGCCGTCGTCGGGTTCGTGGTCGCGGCGCTCGGGCTCGCGCTCACGCCG